A portion of the Flavobacteriales bacterium genome contains these proteins:
- a CDS encoding TonB-dependent receptor produces the protein MRYLHTFILVMLSITFQAQNFGEIKGKVLDAVTGEPVAFANVWVETGTVPIGAYTDDDGRFRIKPLSPGTYDLHVKDVRYTAYVQQGVVVSPNEITVLPEISLAANTLGEIKVVTYTIPLIDKDNPSKMTIGSADLKHRSDVRDTRTMISRLVPAVKQNAEGDQLFFKGARPYNIATFIDGVKVGAGEVPRIPSNAINNLTVYTGGIPACYGDVTGGVIVIETKGYMDFYRESQRRKRQRTQRID, from the coding sequence ATGAGATACCTACACACCTTCATACTGGTGATGCTTTCCATCACCTTCCAAGCACAGAATTTCGGAGAGATCAAAGGAAAAGTACTGGATGCGGTGACCGGGGAACCGGTAGCCTTTGCCAATGTCTGGGTAGAGACCGGAACGGTTCCCATTGGTGCTTATACGGATGATGACGGTAGATTCCGCATCAAACCACTGAGCCCAGGTACCTACGACCTACATGTCAAGGACGTGAGATACACGGCCTACGTACAGCAAGGAGTCGTGGTAAGTCCAAATGAGATCACTGTCTTACCAGAAATATCCTTGGCAGCCAATACGTTGGGAGAGATCAAGGTGGTCACCTACACGATTCCACTCATCGATAAGGACAATCCAAGCAAGATGACCATAGGATCGGCCGATCTCAAGCACCGATCAGATGTCAGGGACACCCGGACGATGATCTCGCGTCTGGTGCCTGCCGTCAAGCAGAATGCGGAAGGTGACCAGTTGTTCTTCAAAGGAGCCCGACCTTATAATATCGCTACTTTCATCGATGGGGTGAAGGTGGGTGCTGGTGAAGTGCCTCGTATCCCTAGCAATGCCATCAATAATCTCACGGTCTACACTGGAGGAATACCTGCGTGCTATGGAGATGTCACAGGTGGTGTGATCGTCATCGAGACCAAGGGGTATATGGATTTCTACAGAGAAAGTCAGCGAAGAAAGCGTCAACGAACACAGCGCATAGATTGA